The following nucleotide sequence is from Lytechinus pictus isolate F3 Inbred chromosome 10, Lp3.0, whole genome shotgun sequence.
atggggtttcgaaaagcaccctaaacaagtattttccatattctgaaaatgcaccccgtaacaagtattggcgtgtgaaaccctaccctttaCAAGTATTgcaaacaaaacgatactcttgccAAGTactccctgaattgacccctaaacaagtacagcgatatagtcacggacgtcggtcgtacCTTTACCAACATCATTGgttttagtacagccccacctcatCTCGCGCAAATCCGTACTCTAAAcccgtagtgttgactcttggggcagaaagtacatcctttataaaacattttagacTTAAGTTTTTACACCTTCgtaaatttgaccctaaacatgtagctttcctagcgaaaatagatacccttttttcattattttagtgtttttgacacccttctTACGTTAAgtacgtaacatgccctatcttgaaaaagacatccttttacgtgtttttttgtcacgcatggtatccacccgTCAATAagtgtaagtggcccccccccccgggccaaaAGTCCTACTACCGCATGTCCTTCAAAATGACTTGGCTATCCCCAATATTGTGTTTGTAAAATTAACTGCATGCCCAGTTTAGCAGGAGGAATTGATCTAAAATTTCAAATGTtaaattaaaaagaggaataaatAGCACAGGGTTATTGATAAACTGGGACATggacacccccccaaaaaaaaaattatgacaaggtgGTTtacgaaccccccccccaaaaaaagtgaTATATCATAGTACTGCGAGTAAAACATATGTAACATATgtgtatacatatttatttaaaaaacatttgtGTAAAACATATTTAGTATGTTCATTGCAAAAAACCAATGTTGTGAAGGAGGAAAGTTCCTTATAAACTGATCATTAAGTAGCACTGCTAACAATGCTGTTAAAGTACTgctaaaaatacatttattcgCACATCTGAATACTTCATCAACAAAATAGTGGTCCTTATAAGTTATAAACTGGTTGTTCTTATTAATACTAAAGAAAAGTGGTCATGTTCCCACTatctgataataataacaattacaaaACTCTCTTCTTGAATAGCACTTATCATGTTGAACAAATTGAATGTTTTGTTTAACATCTCTATATGCTTCCTAAGAACTTCATAACCCTGGCTTACCCCGGTAACCCTTTACACCGCACAAGCATTTAGAGGATGAGGAATTTACCAACACTGTGTGGTCTCTCATCGATTCTGTGGTTTACATAGCTAGTCTCAAAAGTAATGTTTTCATAGATAACTATTAATAACACAGAGAATAGCCTTTGATTGGAGTTGTACAGAGAAACTGAAAATGTTTTTGGTAACTAATGGGCAAGAAAACTTTGGTAAGAATCCATTGAGTACtgaattagcatgttatcattcaagtgggcctGTAACACAAGACTACACTGATAAGAATGTTGCATTCTGGGTTAACAACCTGGACAGTGTTGAGTAGTTGAGGATGTGAGGTGGTGGTGCTATTGACTGCCAGTTCATATCTGCTTTGAAAGGAATTAATTCCTGCTAAGTATCCATTTACCTCACATTCATCATatgtggcaaatgtagattcATCTTCATACTACAAGAAATTACTTCCAAtaatctttttattctttattttgtaaaaattctgATATTCACAATTATGATACTAGAAGAAAATCTAATTACCCTCTTTCATGTGGGAAATTATCCTTATCCCGAAAGTCAATAATTCCTAATGGTCCTGTATTCTGGAACAGTCTCCCTGAAGATGTAAAAAGTTCACTATCCcttaatatattcaaatataaacTTCAAAACATTTCTTCTACAAAAACTTTAATTCCCTAGACCAAGTTACCtcaattacatttcatttttcccccTAGTCTTTCTCtgcaaaatcaaacttttaaTGACCAAATTGGGATTATGTTATAAGTTTTAAACGTTTCAAATGACCCCCCACATTTACATATActgtttctcttcttttctattTAAGTATTGTTCAGATTTTGGATTATTGTTTTGTGTAGTGTATGTTTTCTTTATGCATTGGAatattcatatgtatatattgtactGTATTCTGTAATACCATCTTTACACCGTTTGTAGAACATTACTGCTGCTGTATGTAGAGATTTGAACCTGGTACTTTGTGGTTCAAAGTACGAAACCTACCCCCTGGACTATCTCTCTAATTAAGACATTTTTTACAGAATTGCTATGCTGTTCAGTCACACATTATGGATAGCAGTGCAAATGACACGTGTCCTTCTACCCCGGCAACCAACCCCTCCCACAACTCACTCTATTACTGAACCATCTTCATCTTAATCACCCAAGCCCATTCACATGGCATTGTTGCTGGGTTGAGTTGGGGCATGGTAACGTGGATACCAGGTTTACCGGCATATCCAGACCACTTCAATGGCTGGTTATACCCCAACATGAACAGGGAAGACTGAGAGGAAGGTATAGGGGCACCTAGAAACAGCTTATTGTTAGTCGGCCAGTCCAGGACTATAGCATAGATACCAGTAGTCTTGTTGGTATACCTGAATGCAGATAAAGAAGAAATTTctacttttataaaaaaaatcttatcttgttttattaaatggGGACCTTTTATGCATATTCATAACGTCATTATATTTTTGCTGTAAATTGCTTTTAAAAGGAATGTAATCTAGACCCATCAGGGGCCATCaaatggttttgaaagtgggaagggggctgaccatgcaataAAACACAGAGATAGCAATTATCACATTTTGTTTATACGTCCATagaaaaagtatgggagctgaAGCTACCCCCTCCCCAGGTTCCGCAGCCCCCACTCTTTGTATTTTCCTTGagttttaaatgtttttattagATCCTTGGGGGAAGGAATACGttgttgtttatgtttttttgtttctgGTGTGtgtagggagggggggggggggggttggggtagtaaagaaataaaaatgcacATCCCATCGCTTTTAACCTGATAAACCACTGAGGTGCAAATTTGACTTTTTCCAAACAATTGCTCTTGTTATAAATCAACTTCCAATcttaatctataaaaaaaaatacacacacaatAAAAACTTACCAGATTCCTTCAGTGACAGTATCATTTTGTGCCCTCCAAGGCCTGGTTTCAAAGATAGCTTCTCCATTCACCTTCAGCCAATCACCCATGGATCTAAGACGTTCTTCATAGATGGGTATGATATCACCCTCAGCTGTCGGGCCAATGTTAATTATAAGATTGCCGTTGCAGCTGTAGAGACAAATAAATGATgtaaatttatgtttaaaaaaaattacaaattttgtttCCCCCCCATTTTAGCATTATTTTGCTACTTTTGAAATTTGTCTGAAACAGACATAGGACACAATAAACTTTAGTAACCTTATCTTTTAGAGAGCAGTATTGAAACATAAAAGTTGGACTTGAATAAAATGCGAGTACATTGGTTGGGCTTGGAAGAAACCGTATTGGAAGTGAAGGAGAGAAGTGGTTTGAAATAGATGAGCCATGTGTTGAAGATGGACATGATAAACCTGTGAAATGTATAGGATATCTGGAAGTGGTTGACAAAAAGTGGTTAGAGAAAGGGCAGCACTAAGCTGATCATTCTCAGGTGTTGAATTATTGTTTTAGTGGCCCAAACATGGAGTAGTGTGTGCATCGCTTTGAAACCGAAAGGAGAAGGTTCATATCAAATGTCTATTGGACTGGAACACCAACGATTGCATGGAAAGATatggtgaagaagaaaatgcaGATTAAGACAAATTTACCTGACAGTGCTAGCAAGTAATTCAATGAGTTCATCCATGTTTCTATAGTCGGTAAGTGAGGCAGTACGTCTGAATCCTGATGATGCTTTATCAATACTCACATAATTCTCCCATTTATGCCTCCGTAGAATCACTGTAAAcagcaatgaaaaataaaaactgattAGTGATCTATTaagaatatgattttctttgtttaaaacGAAACATTGATTAGTAATTTAATAAGAATgtgactttcttttttttaaataaacactGATTAGTAATCTCATATGAATATGACATTATTAAAGATTTCATacgaatatatttttctttttcaaaaagaaGCACTGATTACTGATCTCATAtggatatgataaaaaaaaagaaacattgatCAGTGATTTCATAAGAAAAtgagttttttgttgttgaaaataaatgaaaaagaaacacTGATTAGTGATTTCACaagaatatgattttctttttgaaaaataaacacTGATTAGTGATCTCTTaagaatatgattttctttgtttaaaaataaacactGATTAGTTATCTCATAagaatgtgattttctttttttttaaataaacactGATTAGTAATCTTATATGAATATGACATTATTAAAGATTTCATacgaatatatttttctttttcaaaaagaaGCACTGATTACTGATCTCATAtggatatgataaaaaaaagaaacattgatCAGTAATTTCATAAGAATATgagtttttgttgttgaaaataaatgaaaaagaaacacTGATTAGTGATTTCACaagaatatcattttctttttgaaaaataaacacTGATTATCATTAGTAATCTCATAtgaatatgacatcattaaagatttcatacgaatatatatatttctttttgaaaaagaaGCACTGATTATTGATCTCATAtggatatgatttttttcaaaaaagaaaCCCTGATCAGTGATCTCTtatgaatatgattttcttttttgaaaaagaaaaaatgattaatgatctcatatgaatatgattttcttttttgaaaaagaaaaagaataatgatctcttatgaatatgattttctttttgaaaagaAACACTGATTAGCAATTTCAAaacaatatgattttcttttgaaagaaagaattatTGGTCATTTCATTACAATATAAGAAACACTGACTAGTGATATCATGGAAatatagtgttttttttaaacaaacactGATTAGTGATTTCATAAGCatatgattttttgttgttgaaaacaaatgaaaaagaaacacCGATTAGTGATTTCACAAGAATATGTTctttttggaaaaaagaaaCACTGATTAGTGATTTGATAAGAATATGATTTTCCATATCACAATTAAGAAGATTATTTTGTACATAAGTGAGTAAATTTGCTTCCAGTCTTCACACTGAAACGTAGATAATGGGGGGACACTGCTTGTAAGAAATATGAACTAAATTCCTCCATAAAACTAATCATAATTGTAATTTGAAGTAATTTTGGTAGGGGGTATTTCACAGGCATTAATAATCACTCCTGCTTATTTACAGTTCAGATCCAATAAATAACTTTAACAAAATTATAAAGATTATAGACAGTTAATCTCCGAAAAGAAAGGCAATTTGGGGTGTGATGCAATAAGCAAATACAAGGAGTTCTGAGTGTGCTATGAAAAACTTACTAGGTTTATGCTCATCTTTACAGGTATAAAAACCTCCATGTCTGCATCTAGTGCCGTATCCCCAACGATCATTGGTCACTATGGTGTCCTTTGTTGGACTAAGAACAATatacattattctttttttaattcttatttgaATGCAATTTATGGGCAGCaaacaagaattcatacaaGCTAAATTTAAAAATACGCAAATGAAAGATCTTCATCAAGCTCttagagttgatttgaatatattatgATCTGTCATAGCCAATTagccaatttttttatatagcgcttttcccagaatggctccaagcgcgttacagcatattattaccccagtcattgcattcatttcaatcccgcacgatgtcataaacataaacaaacaTAACCTTACTGAGTAACAAACCTcaactttgaaattaaaaataaataaagaaaattactgtgacattaattgattaatctagatattaattaatttcaacaaaatcaatGATGAACTGATTTCAACAAGGCATAAGCAACTTTgagtctcgcccacttatgaaaataaccagaaatattgtgatttgcagaattacagaattgtatcgaaacttcatcgtgaaataactgggatggaataacatttgtcataagagtcttgcatgtaaacgttaatgttgacctcaaaatgaaatttgaccttaccatgtgacctccgaacaCAATAACATCCAGGactcctaagtacatctacaacccaagtttggtttaaaagtgacttacggttgcggagttatgtgtcattagagagtcttgcacgtaaactttaacactgacctgaaaatgacctttgaccttaccatgtgacctccaactgcagcataacatgcaggtcccctaagtacatcaACAACCCAAGattgggtgaaaagtgactttcTGTTACAGAGTtgtgtgtcataagagagtattgcatgtaaactttaacgttgacctgaaaatgaaatttgaccttaacatgtgacctctgactgcagcaataacatgcaggtccccaaagtacatctaccatcccagtttggttgaaaagtgacttgcggTTGCTGAGTTATttgtcataatgtttgtgacagacggacggacaacatttggatccctaagtctcgccttcacctctggtgggcgagacaataaaCTAATGAATGAATCAACATAAAACTACATCAGTTATCAAttaagaaatcaataaatcaaataaaaaagaaagacagacagaaagaaagaaagatggaagaaagaacaaattaagatagaaacaaagacaaaaaagagaaaaatagaaacaaggaaaaaagtaagaaaaaagaaagaaaaatacaaacaaacatatgAATAACTAAtcaagaaatatgaaatttgatgtttttattgatCTATAAAAGAAAGCACTGTCTTTTAAAATTTACCTAGAATTATAGAGCCAGGCCAGGATCTCTGTACTGTTCCAGTAACTATCATAAGCCTGCGTGTCTCCATCAGACCAGAAAACATCAGGTTTATACTTATTTACAAGCTCCAACAACTCTGGCCAAAGCAATTGCTGTGTTCGGCAAAAGTATTTGAGTGTagagaaaagatcatttatgAAATAACGAAAATTTGATATCATATGAAATCATTGGACATTTCCATTAATGTAGGAAATATGAAGTATAATGTGTGTCTCTATTCAaaattttacttcattttcatatatatatctaaatatagaggacctaaataaaggggtactccaggctgaaaataatatgatttgaacaggtggagaaaaatcagacaaacaaaacactgaaaatttcatcaaatttgacaaagaataacaaagttctgaCATTTAAAAGATTcacattattccagtgaaatgGACaattctatgcatgtcttcatgaatattcaatgagcaaattgatgtcatatccccacttgttcatttgcattttattatataaaatcaggttttattcaaatttcatcCTCCAAAAATCAACAATATTAATGACAACTGATGTAATGCATCAgctattcattgctgcaacttattttgttaTAGGGCAGACATATAATAAACACAAACTGTAgatggaaatatgaaataattatgatttcatgtaataaaataagaaaaaggaaagtagggatgtgacatcataagccaacctaatgaatattcatgacaaattgcatataaccgttttcacaaaatattgctaaactttaaaattcaataactttttttctccaattttgatgaaattttcaccattttgctctgtgaattttactctatatattaggatataattatttttagctcagagtacccctttaaattaAATGTACATGGAACTTATATAGTgactctttattattatttttttcatttttgaaatttatttcagaatcaaaccattatcattattattattatcattattcatattaatttactcatttttattcattcatttaatcatGAAACTTACCATACAGTACTCATTGGTTCTGAATCTATTAGCCTTATCTTCTAGATACAGTGGATTAAACCATTCATAAAGCGAGTAGTAGAGCCCAAAACGAATGTCAGTTTCATTTCGTAATGCACTAGCAAGTTCACCTGTCATGAAAATagcaaacagaagaaaaaaaaaatcaaaatttataacGAGAAGAAAAAGTAGGAGAGTTTGCAATCATGCAGGATGAATCTATACGATGGATTCAGGATACTTCTTATCAATATACTTCGTTTAAGCGATTGATTCTGTGTGATGTACAACtaatttagtgatttttttttttaatgacaagaTTTGTACAACTtactttgtgatttttttctgtgGAAATGTAAAGATTGGTAAGTTTTGTATAAAAGAGACGTATTGGTCTTTGGAACATCCATGTGGTTTCTTTGCAGTTTAAATTGGAATGACTAAGATCTGAAATGACTCATTACtttttgtacatacatgtaattagcCATTTTCAAAGTTGGATAATTCTTTTCTATCAACTCTTTGACCATTTTTCTCACCTACAAGATCCCTGCTTGGTCCAATATCAGAGTTCCAGTTCCATGAATATTTTGAAGGCCAGTTTGTAAACCCATCATGGTGCTTGCTCGTCAATACTACATATCTGAATCAAAATAAGTAACATGGATGTCACACCCTGAGCCCTGTAACACTAAAGCTTTGCAATTAATCATGATACAAGTTCTATGATTGATAGCATTGGGTAATGTGTATTATACATTATAAAAAGCAGCCCCACAATCATTTGCTAAACATCGTAGACCTATAATATGTTAGAGAGGTCTCTTCTAAATGGATCCAGAGAACAGAGCCAGAGGAAGTCCCACTGCAATTATAAACTAAATGAAGTTCTATGACTTAAATTCCTTAACACTATGACCTATCCTCATCCCAACCCATATTAttctaatatataatttgaaaaaaaaaatcaagccacATATCTATATTGGTCAAGCTGTATTTCAAATGTTTGTATTGATGTAAATGTCTAAAGAGAGAAAATTTGAGATCAAGGGAGCTTTTCATAATTTAATAGTCATTGATTTTTACCTAactttgttataagctactagaAATCCTTGCATCTAAACTCTTGTGGAATGGAAAAGTCAATAGAAATGTTTGTGGTGTAGAAACTGTGGGACTTAGGAGTGGGAGGATCAAGGAACAGGTGAGACAATTGGATAGAAATGGGAAGTGAAGAGAAGTGTGGAAAAAAGGGtgtaaaataaaacatgacaAAATTAAATCCTTCCAATAATAAAGAGAAGATAAGAATGATTAAtaatggaaattaaaataagaagaagaagaggaaaaattgttgttgttgttggaggaggaaaagaagaagaacaatCAAGAGGATTTACTTTGCTCCAGAGGCTTGAAGGATATCTGTCCACTCATAAGGGTCAAAGAACTCAGCTCTGAAACTGGAAGCAAAGTCAGAATATGTGAAGTAAGGTTTGTAAATGTCTTTCATAAACTTGTCCACATCAGGACTTGGATCACTGCCTTTCCATCTCCACCAGAACCACTCACTGTTTGGTTCGAAGCTTGGTACGCTGTAGAGTCCCCAGTGAATGAAGACACCGAACTTGGACTGGTCATACCACGCGGGCAGGGACCGCGAGTCGATCGAGTCCCAGTTGGGTTGGTACTGAGCGCTCGTGCAAACCGATACAAACGTTATGAGCCAAACCTTTGGAATACCCATGTCGTAGCTATAGGAAGTTCAGCTCATGTGGAAGAATATAGAGAACTAGCAATACACATGAATCAATACAACAGTCCAAAACTCCAAACTATGTATGATGAACCCAATCACGTCTCGTCCATCGCACTGACCACAAAAACTAAGCGTGCATCACCTCTAGCTAGCTGTCTTTGCTATTGTTTACTAAAGTCACGTGATTCTAATAAGAAGTCAGGTGATCTTGATTGACAGAGAAGTTTCTTTCTGAAGatcaggggccgattgcacgaaagggtctttgcaaggaccgtctttcgtgtcacCAAGTTtttatgatgcgccatgtgaaacgcatctcaaataaattatctgcaaacatattttattcgtcCGTtagaacaaacaaaatatttgtttataaaatgatttgatatctcataaaattgtataaaatttgatttgaaagcaagcttacgaattcTATTTGTTTATCtcaaatttcagaaacaccccgcttatagcgcatcataaaagatgggcgacacgataggcggtccttggaaagatcctttcgtgcaatcggccccagggGCCAGCTAGGGGAACgcccgcgggggggggggggggggggggagtgctttgatttttttggggaaaatgacaacaacaacaacaaacctCCCAAATTAAGATTATTTTTGGTCAGAAAAATTGACCAGGacactgggaacgattttttaaaCAAGGGGTGCTAATTTAAACTTGACAATTCaaggccccccaaaaaagttttcacttcaAAATGAGGGACACCCCCACCTCCCAGAACCCCTTCTTTTATTTACCCACTTTTCATGTACTCTCATATATGTTTTGGTAttgtttttctattttattattttatatatatgataaATGTAAGTTGtctaaaaattaaaaagattcaaaagaaaaaaatatatatatacatgtatatttcaattaACTTTACTGCAATCTCTGTGATTATTTCGTCTTCATAATTCATTCATTACAGTAACATGCACAGGCGGCGGAAATTTGAGGTGGGGacccttaacccccccccccaattttttttttgcttgtcagtaattcaggtggaccccctaaTTTCTAACATTTCTAATATGAACATTGATTAATAAAAACGTTTTGTATCAATTGTATGTTTATTATATTGAAAAACTATATAGGATTTATGACTTTGTAA
It contains:
- the LOC129268949 gene encoding alpha-L-fucosidase-like; translated protein: MGIPKVWLITFVSVCTSAQYQPNWDSIDSRSLPAWYDQSKFGVFIHWGLYSVPSFEPNSEWFWWRWKGSDPSPDVDKFMKDIYKPYFTYSDFASSFRAEFFDPYEWTDILQASGAKYVVLTSKHHDGFTNWPSKYSWNWNSDIGPSRDLVGELASALRNETDIRFGLYYSLYEWFNPLYLEDKANRFRTNEYCMQLLWPELLELVNKYKPDVFWSDGDTQAYDSYWNSTEILAWLYNSSPTKDTIVTNDRWGYGTRCRHGGFYTCKDEHKPMILRRHKWENYVSIDKASSGFRRTASLTDYRNMDELIELLASTVSCNGNLIINIGPTAEGDIIPIYEERLRSMGDWLKVNGEAIFETRPWRAQNDTVTEGIWYTNKTTGIYAIVLDWPTNNKLFLGAPIPSSQSSLFMLGYNQPLKWSGYAGKPGIHVTMPQLNPATMPCEWAWVIKMKMVQ